One segment of Cutaneotrichosporon cavernicola HIS019 DNA, chromosome: 4 DNA contains the following:
- the HNT1 gene encoding uncharacterized protein (HIT domain) produces MSNIKTLASCIFCKIVKGEIPSFKLMETDSILAFMDIGPIARGHCLVIPKYHAEKLADLPEDQMADILPALAKIAKAAGNEDYNILQNNGRPAHQQVDHVHFHYIPKPSADDKEGLGVGWPAQNLSMDEIKKIYEEVKGKLE; encoded by the exons ATGTCCAACATCAAGACCCTCGCCTCCTGCATCTTCTGCAAGATAGTCAAGG GCGAGATCCCGTCCTTCAAGCTCATGGAGACGGACAGCATCCTAGCGTTCATGGACATTGGGCCCATCGCGCGCGGCCACTGCCTCGTCATTCCCAAGT ACCACGCCGAGAAGCTCGCCGATCTCCCCGAGGACCAGATGGCCGACATTCTGCCtgccctcgccaagatTGCCAAGGCTGCT ggcAACGAGGACTACAACATCCTGCAGAACAACGGGCGCCCCGCACACCAGCAGGTAGACCACGTTCACTTCCACTACATTCCCAAgccgagcgccgacgacaaggagggGCTTGGGGTCGGGTGGCCCGCGCAGAAC CTCTCGATGGACGAGATCAAGAAGATCTATgaggaggtcaagggcaagctcgagtAG
- the MDL1 gene encoding uncharacterized protein (ABC transporter transmembrane region) has protein sequence MSHRGFVVGLGPGLRARCVPRANPLRSVPRVPRPWLPLSLGRIGLGLRFNSTNDKLVTKTEERQSPFARLSSAFALDKPAEPEDDKAESSIGKLAELAIPEKRTLATAVGLLVVSSSVSMLVPLTIGKLIDFFSSNASTFFGMSFPVAATLLTIAFFVGAAANAGRVYLMRTAGQRIIARIRNRAYLSTLRQEPEFADRSAGDIVSRLNADANILGDSVTSNLSDGLRAIISATVGVCAMFWISSKLTLVMLCVVPPISLGAVFYGRYLRKLSNLTQESLGEMSKTAEEKLNAFKTVTAYNAQGLEGRVFSNNVETVFNLARKEAGASAIFFGMTGLTGNLAMLCLLTYGGHLVSSGAITVGDLTSLLIYSGYVGSSVSGLTSFFSGIMKGVGAGQRVFYLLDRQSAIPLGVGQTLSPNREGPISFNDVRFTYPSRKEVEVLKGINLIVQPGTSVALVGTSGSGKSSILTLLDRFYDPNHGTISYDGSDIRNFTPESWRDRIGVVFQDPVLFAGTVHDNIAYGAPGVTRQDVEEAARAANCEFIWDLPQGFDTPIGKSSLSGGQRQRISIARALVRRPAILLLDEATSALDSKSEDAVNAAIDRIIHSHHITVILAAHRLSSIARAERVVVLENGVISEQGRYDVLSRTEGSRFRKLMAAQLLLEQEANKH, from the exons ATGTCCCATAGAGGCTTCGTGGTCGGCCTAGGGCCCGGGCTCCGGGCCCGCTGTGTGCCACGAGCAAACCCCCTCCGCAGTG TCCCAAGAGTTCCAAGGCCATGGCTCCCACTTTCTCTGGGGCGCATCGGCCTCGGTTTGCGCTTCAACTCGACAAATGACAAGCTAGTCACCAAGACTGAGGAGCGGCAGTCGCCCTTCGCCCGCCTGTCCTCGGCGTTTGCACTAGACAAGCCTGCCGAGCCAGAAgacgacaaggccgagtcgtcgatcggcaagctcgccgagctggccaTACCTGAGAAACGGACGCTCGCAACGGCGGTCGGCCTTCTCGTGGTCTCGTCTTCCGTGTCCATGCTCGTGCCCCTAACTATTGGCAAGTTGATTGACTTTTTCTCCTCCAACGCCTCGACATTCTTTGGGATGAGCTTCCCCGTCGCAGCGACGCTGCTCACCATCGCTTTCTTTGTTGGTGCGGCTGCAAACGCCGGACGCGTATACCTCATGCGTACGGCGGGACAGCGCATCATTGCACGCATTCGTAACCGAGCATACCTCTCCACTTTACGACAGGAGCCCGAGTTCGCCGACCGCTCGGCTGGCGACATTGTCTCGCGCCTCAATGCCGACGCCAACATCCTAGGCGATAGCGTGACCTCGAACCTCTCGGACGGACTGCGTGCCATCATCTCAGCGACGGTCGGCGTGTGCGCCATGTTTTGGATCTCAAGCAAGCTCACGCTTGTCATGCTCTGCGTCGTGCCTCCCATCTCACTCGGTGCTGTCTTCTACGGTCGATACCTCCGCAAATTGTCCAACCTCACGCAGGAGAGCCTAGGCGAGATGTCCaagacggccgaggagaagctcaACGCCTTCAAGACCGTCACGGCGTACAACGCCCAGGGTCTCGAGGGTCGCGTGTTTTCCAACAACGTCGAGACCGTGTTCAATCTCGCGCGCAAAGAGGCGGGCGCGTCGGCCATCTTCTTCGGCATGACGGGTCTCACTGGCAACCTCGCAATGTTGTGTCTCCTGACGTACGGTGGTCACCTCGTGTCTAGCGGAGCCATCACCGTCGGCGACTTGACATCTCTGCTCATCTACAGCGGATATGTTGGCAGTTCAGTGTCGGGGCTCACGAGCTTCTTCAGCGGTATTATGAAGG GTGTCGGTGCCGGCCAGCGCGTGTtctacctcctcgaccgaCAGTCAGCCATCCCTCTGGGTGTGGGCCAGACTCTCAGTCCAAACCGTGAGGGGCCTATCTCCTTCAACGACGTCCGCTTCACGTATCCGTCTcgcaaggaggtcgaggtgctcaaAGGCATCAACCTGATCGTCCAGCCCGGCACGAGtgtcgctctcgtcggcACGTCGGGGAGCGGCAAGTCGTCCATTCTCACCCTGCTGGACCGCTTCTACGACCCTAACCACGGCACCATCTCGTACGACGGCTCCGACATCCGGAACTTTACGCCCGAGTCATGGCGCGATCGCATCGGCGTCGTGTTCCAGGACCCTGTGTTGTTCGCTGGCACAGTTCACGACAACATTGCGTACGGCGCGCCCGGTGTTACCCGccaggacgtcgaggaggcggcacGTGCCGCCAACTGCGAGTTTATCTGGGACCTACCACAGGGTTTCGACACGCCAA TCGGCAAGTCGAGCCTGTCTGGCGGACAGAGGCAGCGGATTAGCATCGCGCGTGCGCTTGTCCGGCGTCCCGcgatcctcctcctcgacgaggcgacgagcgcacTCGACTCCAAGTCCGAGGACGCGGTCAATGCCGCGATTGACCGCATTATCCACTCGCACCACATCACCGTCATCTTGGCCGCGCACCGTCTGAGCAGTATTGctcgcgccgagcgcgtcgtcgtgctcgagaACGGCGTCATCTCGGAGCAGGGCCGCTACGACGTGTTGAGCAGGACAGAGGGTAGCCGCTTCCGCAAGCTCATGGCCGCACAgctgctgctcgagcaggaGGCCAACAAGCATTAG
- the chk1 gene encoding uncharacterized protein (Belongs to the protein kinase superfamily) gives MNVDASSPVLAYPTIGGYRIGEQIGGGGFSKVFRAIDDAKGRVAACKVVNLYAPDGYAPSLKDLQKEVQVHKSLKSANILEFLHYELLERGKTQHVPGLYMLLELAVGGDLFDKIAPDVGVPEDLAKFYFAQLQAAVSFIHEKGVAHRDLKPENLLLAANGNLKLTDFGLCAVYKYKGKKRLLSGRCGSMPYVAPELGGQGGYEAEPVDVWGMGIVLVTMLVGNTPWDEPSEATSPEYQAYLAGQLWNYEPWNRIRGAARDLVVQLLTVEPIRRIRVQDIPSHPWCMTPSQLTREQLPEALTQGLRSTGMMAVADPTFNDASYAVSRSQRVFGDSQWGSQWNQQESQFMRATGNLTQGGDYDAVTTRFWLTLPPAEAYDMVREYLASQLPEDGIQARSTYFRVAKAAGGRSVRGTFLFQESDTHAPTGQTLVSMRREKGSILHWRAFWWTIVRAPQLDGYVVRGDS, from the exons ATGaacgtcgacgcgtcctCACCAGTTCTCGCCTACCCCACCATCGGTGGGTACCGTATCGGCGAGCAGATCGGTGGTGGAGGCTTCTCAAA AGTGTTCCGCGCGATCGACGATGCCAAGGGCCGCGTCGCAGCTTGCAAGGTCGTCAACCTTTACGCACCAGATGGGTACGCTCCGTCATTAAAGGACCTCCAGAAGGAGGTGCAGGTGCACAAGTCGCTCAAGAGCGCCAACATCTTGGAGTTCCTGCACTacgagcttctcgagcgcggcaagaCGCAGCACGTTCCAGGACTGTacatgctcctcgagctggctgTCGGTGGCGACCTGTTTGACAAGATAGCGCCAGATGTCGGTGTCCCGGAAGACCTCGCCAAGTTCTACTTTGCGCAGTTGCAGGCGGCCGTCTCGTTCATCCACGAGAAGGGCGTCGCGCATCGAGACCTCAAGCCTGAGAACCTGCTCCTTGCGGCCAACGGAAACCTCAAGCTGACAGACTTTGGTCTGTGCGCCGTGTACAAGTACAAGGGAAAGAAGCGGTTGTTGAGCGGACGGTGCGGGAGCATGCCGTACGTTGCGCCAGAG CTTGGTGGACAAGGCGGCTACGAGGCCGAGCCTGTTGATGTTTGGGGAATGGGtatcgtcctcgtcaccatGCTCGTGGGCAATACTCCATGGGACGAGCCATCAGAAGCGACGAGTCCCGAGTACCAGGCATACCTCGCCGGCCAGTTATGGAACTATGAGCCGTGGAACAGGATAcgtggcgcggcgcgcg ACCTTGTTGTCCAGCTCCTCACTGTTGAACCCATACGCCGCATCCGGGTCCAAGACATTCCGTCCCATCCGTGGTGCATGACGCCTTCGCAGCTTACGCGTGAGCAGCTGCCTGAAGCGCTCACGCAGGGATTGCGCAGCACTGGTATGATGGCCGTCGCAGACCCTACATTCAACGACGCGTCATACGCCGTGAGCCGCTCGCAGCGTGTCTTCGGCGACTCTCAATGGGGCTCGCAGTGGAACCAGCAGGAGAGCCAGTTTATGCGCGCGACGGGCAACCTC ACCCAAGGCGGCGACTATGATGCCGTGACAACACGTTTCTGGctcaccctccctccaGCGGAGGCATACGACATGGTGCGCGAGTACTTGGCCTCCCAGTTGCCTGAAGACGGCATCCAGGCGCGTAGCACGTACTTCCGCGTGGCCAAGGCCGCTGGTGGGCGGAGTGTGCGCGGCACGTTCCTGTTCCAGGAGAGTGACACTCATGCGCCGACCGGGCAGACGCTCGTCTCGATGCGTCGTGAGAAGGGCTCAATATTGCATTGGCGCGCATTCTGGTGGACGATCGTGCGCGCACCTCAGCTGGACGGCTACGTCGTCAGAGGTGACTCATGA